The following nucleotide sequence is from Acyrthosiphon pisum isolate AL4f chromosome A2, pea_aphid_22Mar2018_4r6ur, whole genome shotgun sequence.
taaatactgaGTTCGTACAAAACATACATTCAAGCAACGAACTGGATCTAAATGTTGCAGATTCTTCTGATTTAAATTCTGCATTAAATATGGATAGAGTGTCAGAAatgaatatgttaaataataacgaagcctcaattaataatgattacagGGCGCAGATGAGTACTCTTGAAATCTCAAATACAGAAGTAAAAACAGAAGGAGATACTGGTTTCATGAGTCCAAATGGAGTGAAAGATTctccaaattataataatccaaATGGAGACTTAACATATAAGCAGGATAGACACATTTATGATTCTAACGGAAACAAGATAAGTGATActagtattatgaataattaccaATCACCAAGCGGATATTACGGATACAGTTCCCAAAATATAGCTGATGTAAAAGGGGGAACTCCAACTACAGCAACATCATCACCTGGCTCAAATGGTTCTCCATCAAGTGCGACTCCTACTTCCCCCAGCGGAAATTTAAATACTGCTCCCGATAGTAAACAAAAACCAGCAGCTCCATCAACCACAACGCCGACCTCAAATTCGAATGGTTCTCCGTCCAGTTCTTCTCCAAAGTCTCCGACTGGTGATTCAACAGGCAAACCAAATGGACAAGATTATGATTATAATGGAAACAAGATAAGTGATActagtattatgaataattaccaATCATCAAGCGGATATTACGGATACATTTCCCAAAATAGAGCTGATGTAAATGGAGGAACTCCAACTACAGCAACATCATCACCTGGCTCAAATGGTTCTCCATCAAATGCGACTCCTACTTCCCCCAGCGGAAATTTAAATAGTGCTCCCGATAGTAAACAAAAACCAGCAGCTCCATCAACCACAACGCCGACCTCAAATTCGAATGGTTCTCCGTCTAGTTCTTCTCCAAAGTCTCCGACTGGTGATTCAACAGGCAAACCAAATGGACAAGATTATGATTATAATGGAAACAAGATAAGTGATACTAGTATTATGAATAACTACCAATCATCAAGCGGATATTACGGATACATTTCCCAAAATAGAGCTGATGTAAATGGAGGAACTCCAACTACAGCAACATCATCACCTGGCTCAAATGGTTCTCCATCAAGTGCGACTCCTACTTCCCCCAGTGGAAATTTAAATAGTGCTCCCGATAGTAAACAAAAACCAGCAGCTCCATCAACCACAACGCCGACCTCAAATTCGAATGGTTTTCCGTCTAGTTCTTCTCCAAAGTCTCCGACTGGTGATTCAACAGGCAAACCAAATGGACAAGATTATGATTATAATGGAAACAAGATAAGTGATActagtattatgaataattaccaATCATCAAGCGGATATTACGGATACATTTCCCAAAATAGAGCTGATGTAAATGGAGGAACTCCAACTACAGCAACATCATCACCTGGCTCAAATGGTTCTCCATCAAGTGCGACTCCTACTTCCCCCAGCGGAAATTTAAATAGTGCTCCCGATAGTAAACAAAAACCAGCAGCTCCATCAACCACAACGCCGACCTCAAATTCGAATGGTTCTCCGTCTAGTTCTTCTCCAAAGTCTCCGACTGGTGATTCAACAGGCAAACCAAATGGACAAGATTATGATTATAATGGAAACAAGATAAGTGATActagtattatgaataattaccaATCATCAAGCGGAAATTACGGATACATTTCCCAAAATAGAGCTGATGTAAATGGAGGAACTCCAACTACAGCAACATCATCACCTGGCTCAAATGGTTCTCCATCAAGTGCGACTCCTACTTCCCCCAGCGGAAATTTAAATACTGCTCCCGATAGTAAACAAAAACCAGCAGCTCCATCAACCACAACGCCGACCTCAAATTCGAATGGTTCTCCGTCTAGTTCTTCTCCAAAGTCTCCGACCGGAGATTCAACAAGCAAACCAAATGGACAAGATTATGATTCTAATGGAAACAAGATAAGTGATActagtattatgaataattaccaATCATCAAGCGGATATTACGGATACAGTTCCCAAAATAGAGCTGATGTAAATGGAGGAACTCCAACTACAGCAACATCATCACCTGGCTCAAATGGTTCTCCATCAAGTGCGACTCCTACTTCCCCCAGCGGAAATTTAAATACTGCTCCCGATAGTAAACAAAAACCAGCAGCTCCATCAACCACAACGCCGACCTCAAATTCGAATGGTTCTCCGTCTAGTTCTTCTCCAAAGTCTCCGACTGGTGATTCAACAGGCAAACCAAATGGACAAGATTATGATTATAATGGAAACAAGATAAGTGATActagtattatgaataattaccaATCATCAAGCGGATATTACGGATACATTTCCCAAAATAGAGCTGATGTAAATGGAGGAACTCCAACTACAGCAACATCATCACCTGGCTCAAATGGTTCTCCATCAAGTGCGACTCCTACTTCCCCCAGCGGAAATTTAAATAGTGCTCCCGATAGTAAACAAAAACCAGCAGCTCCATCAACCACAACGCCGACCTCAAATTCGAATGGTTCTCCGTCTAGTTCTTCTCCAAAGTCTCCGACCGGAGATTCAACAAGCAAACCAAATGGACAAGATTATGATTCTAATGGAAACAAGATAAGTGATActagtattatgaataattaccaATCATCAAGCGGATATTACGGATACAGTTCCCAAAATAGAGCTGATGTAAATGGAGGAACTCCAACTACAGCAACATCATCACCTGGCTCAAATGGTTCTCCATCAAGTGCGACTCCTACTTCCCCCAGCGGAAATTTAAATACTGCTCCCGATAGTAAACAAAAACCAGCAGCTCCATCAACCACAACGCCGACCTCAAATTCAAATGGTTCTCCGTCTAGTTCTTCTCCAAAGTCTCCGACCGGAGATTCAACAAGCAAACCAAATGGACAAGATTATGATTCTAATGGAAACAAGTTAAGTGATAACAGTTTTATGAACAGTTATCAAACATCAAATTATTACGGATCTATTCAAAATACAGCAGATCAAGATACCAGTTATAATTATCCACCAGAAATgagtgaatatttaaataatctacTATTACAAAATTCAGTCTCATCtttcaatttacaaaatactgCTACACCAGATCAGTTTGGTATCATTCCTAGTAGTTCACTAATTATGCCAAATGGAAATTCAAAAGGTTCATTGAATAGCGGAGGTACAGGATTGAATACTCCAACAGATATGAATGGCTCACCAAATACAGTAGATCAGACTCTAACTGCGGTAAGTTCTTTTGCTTTAACTAGAGATGCTTTATTTACTTCATCTAATTTTCCACAGACTGAATATTCAAGTTTGGGTTCAGAAACGTATGGATCCTCGAATTTTGATATTGATTATGATTTGCGTAATATGGATGCAGTTGAGGTTTCTAACGATGGTCAATTAAACATGGATGTTAGGtatatttctgataattatGATGATGTAAATAATGGTGGATATAATATGCCTCTTTTAAACGAAAATGgggatatttataataactatttgtaTGCGGATAATTCTGTTAAGACTGTACGGAGTTTAAATAGTAATTTCGACAcccaaaatgataataattatgttgatgGTTATATTGGAAATGTCCCGTTTGATGATGGTAATATGCAAGAACCTTCCTATGAACCATATGCATCTAATTTGAATGCTAGGTATGAAAGTAGTCAACTGAAGTATGGATTAAATCAGAATCCCCCACCTTTCAGAGGCTATCCATACATGGGAAATGATATTGCACCCTTTGACACCAATATTTACCCTGATACCAGTCCTCAAATGTCTGTTATGAATTCTGACCTTTATAACTATAACAACATAGATGGCATTGAATATGATCAAACTAAAATTGGAATAGATGAATCCAGTCctgaaaatattcaattaagtATGAGtgatttgaatacattttcaagtaccCAAATGTCACAAGCAACTGACAGTTTTATAGATACAGATTTGCCATCTGATCGTCTGATATATGACTTTGTTGATGCCGATAATAGAGATTTAGTGACCATTGATTCAAATTACATAGGTCAagtaaatgaaaacaatatgtataatggTCAAggtttaaatggttataataatatgcaatcaaTAAATGTTCCAGAATACAACCAATTTAATGGTGATTATACTTCaacttatttaagtaatttaggTACTTTTGAAACCAGTTCTTCAAACACAGGAACCGATGCTGCTGTAGATGGTCCCGAAGGACCATACCTAACACCACAGCTATTGAATTCTAAGTATGATTTACCTCATAGTAgtgatttaaataaactaagTTCTGATTCAAATagtttgataattgataatgttCAATTTAATGGATACTTGTATGGTAAAACTGATACCGAAAATGTTAATACTCAAGTAGAAGGTTCTGCTGCAATTAATTCTATTGGTTCTCCAATGAAAGCTGTAGATAATCGTTTTAAGTCTATTCAAACTACAGTTTTAagcaaaaataatgaattagaCGCTGTTCAAAATGTGTATGGTGCTAATGGACAGGTTATTGGAAGAATCTATAAGCCTTCTGGTattgttaaaactaaaaatcgaaataaatataGTGGAAGTAGTAGTTACAGCAGTCCCAATGATAGTGAGTTTTCTGATGATATGCATGCGATTGGACACGACATTAAACGAGCTGCTCGTGATGCAATAGGTAatgtacatgataatataaaggATGCCTATGACACTACGAAAGCTGTTGGAAAAGCCGTTGGAAATATTGCAGGAAACGCTGCCAGTAAAGTTGCAGATGGTGTTAGTGAAGCTGCTGATGATGTTGAAGAAACTGCCAAAACTGCATATCAAGGTACAAAGGATGCTGCAAAAAGCGTAGGAAATGCTGTTGGTGAAGCTGCTAATGATGTTGGAGAAACTGCCAAAACTGCATATCAAGATTCAAAGGATGTTGTGAACGCCATAGAAAATGCTG
It contains:
- the LOC100571324 gene encoding flocculation protein FLO11; translation: MCTKYIVLQYCEIVMYFRMILFSYICIVSILEFVVTVQADTRPILNNNELSLSLSNEQVTEYNYERTIQSAATKNNQDHSITTNINTEFVQNIHSSNELDLNVADSSDLNSALNMDRVSEMNMLNNNEASINNDYRAQMSTLEISNTEVKTEGDTGFMSPNGVKDSPNYNNPNGDLTYKQDRHIYDSNGNKISDTSIMNNYQSPSGYYGYSSQNIADVKGGTPTTATSSPGSNGSPSSATPTSPSGNLNTAPDSKQKPAAPSTTTPTSNSNGSPSSSSPKSPTGDSTGKPNGQDYDYNGNKISDTSIMNNYQSSSGYYGYISQNRADVNGGTPTTATSSPGSNGSPSNATPTSPSGNLNSAPDSKQKPAAPSTTTPTSNSNGSPSSSSPKSPTGDSTGKPNGQDYDYNGNKISDTSIMNNYQSSSGYYGYISQNRADVNGGTPTTATSSPGSNGSPSSATPTSPSGNLNSAPDSKQKPAAPSTTTPTSNSNGFPSSSSPKSPTGDSTGKPNGQDYDYNGNKISDTSIMNNYQSSSGYYGYISQNRADVNGGTPTTATSSPGSNGSPSSATPTSPSGNLNSAPDSKQKPAAPSTTTPTSNSNGSPSSSSPKSPTGDSTGKPNGQDYDYNGNKISDTSIMNNYQSSSGNYGYISQNRADVNGGTPTTATSSPGSNGSPSSATPTSPSGNLNTAPDSKQKPAAPSTTTPTSNSNGSPSSSSPKSPTGDSTSKPNGQDYDSNGNKISDTSIMNNYQSSSGYYGYSSQNRADVNGGTPTTATSSPGSNGSPSSATPTSPSGNLNTAPDSKQKPAAPSTTTPTSNSNGSPSSSSPKSPTGDSTGKPNGQDYDYNGNKISDTSIMNNYQSSSGYYGYISQNRADVNGGTPTTATSSPGSNGSPSSATPTSPSGNLNSAPDSKQKPAAPSTTTPTSNSNGSPSSSSPKSPTGDSTSKPNGQDYDSNGNKISDTSIMNNYQSSSGYYGYSSQNRADVNGGTPTTATSSPGSNGSPSSATPTSPSGNLNTAPDSKQKPAAPSTTTPTSNSNGSPSSSSPKSPTGDSTSKPNGQDYDSNGNKLSDNSFMNSYQTSNYYGSIQNTADQDTSYNYPPEMSEYLNNLLLQNSVSSFNLQNTATPDQFGIIPSSSLIMPNGNSKGSLNSGGTGLNTPTDMNGSPNTVDQTLTATEYSSLGSETYGSSNFDIDYDLRNMDAVEVSNDGQLNMDVRYISDNYDDVNNGGYNMPLLNENGDIYNNYLYADNSVKTVRSLNSNFDTQNDNNYVDGYIGNVPFDDGNMQEPSYEPYASNLNARYESSQLKYGLNQNPPPFRGYPYMGNDIAPFDTNIYPDTSPQMSVMNSDLYNYNNIDGIEYDQTKIGIDESSPENIQLSMSDLNTFSSTQMSQATDSFIDTDLPSDRLIYDFVDADNRDLVTIDSNYIGQVNENNMYNGQGLNGYNNMQSINVPEYNQFNGDYTSTYLSNLGTFETSSSNTGTDAAVDGPEGPYLTPQLLNSKYDLPHSSDLNKLSSDSNSLIIDNVQFNGYLYGKTDTENVNTQVEGSAAINSIGSPMKAVDNRFKSIQTTVLSKNNELDAVQNVYGANGQVIGRIYKPSGIVKTKNRNKYSGSSSYSSPNDSEFSDDMHAIGHDIKRAARDAIGNVHDNIKDAYDTTKAVGKAVGNIAGNAASKVADGVSEAADDVEETAKTAYQGTKDAAKSVGNAVGEAANDVGETAKTAYQDSKDVVNAIENAVSDASDDVEETT